The following proteins come from a genomic window of Peptoniphilus equinus:
- a CDS encoding sugar ABC transporter ATP-binding protein yields the protein MTDTTILKCENIVKTFPGVKALDGVNLTIYENEAMALMGENGAGKSTLIKILSGVHQADSGKIYLDGQEVHIANVTDAALLNIAVIHQELNLIPSLSVSENIFLGRELQNGVFLNKTEMQKQSRAILERLGLSIDPKQAVGKLSIANQQMVEIARALLEDARIIIMDEPTDALTDKEVQVLFSVIRQLKAQGKSIVYISHRLEEIFEVCERATILRDGTFIAEEKVSDLDQNKIIKLMVGREITEQFPYHPGNPAKSILQVEGLTNDFVSDISFELKSGEVLGVAGLVGSGRTELAKTIYGFYTIHSGTLNLGGKKLDLKSTADGIKHGITYVSEDRKKDGLILPMNVTENITISALKQVSGKFGISKDKERKVSNDFVERMRIKTPSLNQKLKNLSGGNQQKVSIARGLMNETRVLILDEPTRGVDVGAKKEIYDIVNDLKAQGVGVLLISSDMPELLGMSDRILVMHEGRLKGELTHNEATQERIMSLILA from the coding sequence ATGACTGATACAACCATCTTGAAGTGTGAAAATATTGTCAAAACTTTCCCCGGCGTGAAAGCTTTAGATGGCGTGAACTTAACCATCTATGAAAATGAAGCCATGGCCTTGATGGGAGAAAACGGTGCAGGCAAGAGCACCTTGATTAAAATTTTAAGCGGTGTCCATCAGGCTGATTCGGGCAAGATTTATCTGGATGGACAGGAAGTTCATATTGCCAATGTCACTGATGCTGCATTGCTAAACATCGCTGTTATCCACCAGGAGTTAAATCTTATACCGAGCCTGAGTGTGTCGGAAAATATCTTTTTGGGCCGAGAGCTGCAAAACGGTGTATTTTTGAACAAAACAGAGATGCAAAAACAGTCCAGAGCCATCTTAGAGCGTCTTGGACTCTCCATTGATCCGAAACAAGCGGTAGGGAAGTTAAGTATTGCCAACCAACAAATGGTTGAAATTGCAAGAGCACTTTTGGAAGACGCGCGTATTATTATCATGGATGAGCCGACTGACGCGCTGACTGATAAAGAAGTACAGGTACTTTTTAGTGTTATTCGACAGTTAAAGGCACAAGGCAAATCCATTGTGTATATCTCACACCGTCTTGAAGAAATTTTTGAAGTGTGTGAACGAGCAACTATCCTACGTGATGGGACTTTTATTGCTGAAGAAAAGGTTAGTGACTTGGACCAAAACAAGATTATTAAACTAATGGTGGGGCGAGAAATTACAGAACAATTCCCTTATCATCCGGGCAATCCTGCAAAATCCATCCTCCAGGTGGAAGGGTTGACTAATGACTTTGTTTCTGACATTTCCTTTGAGTTAAAATCTGGTGAAGTTCTTGGCGTCGCAGGTCTCGTAGGTTCCGGTCGCACAGAACTTGCAAAAACAATCTATGGATTTTACACTATACATAGCGGCACGCTAAACTTAGGTGGTAAAAAGCTTGATCTAAAAAGTACTGCTGACGGTATCAAACATGGTATCACCTATGTGTCTGAAGACCGCAAAAAAGATGGCCTGATACTTCCTATGAATGTTACGGAAAACATTACCATCAGTGCATTGAAGCAAGTGAGTGGTAAGTTCGGGATATCTAAGGACAAGGAACGTAAAGTATCTAACGACTTCGTCGAACGCATGCGCATTAAGACGCCATCTTTAAATCAAAAGCTGAAAAATCTGTCCGGAGGCAACCAACAAAAAGTTTCTATCGCCCGAGGTTTGATGAATGAAACTCGCGTCTTAATTCTCGATGAACCTACACGCGGGGTCGATGTCGGCGCGAAAAAAGAAATCTACGATATAGTCAACGATTTAAAGGCTCAAGGTGTTGGTGTTTTACTGATTTCTTCAGATATGCCTGAACTTTTGGGAATGAGTGACCGTATTTTGGTCATGCACGAAGGGCGTCTCAAAGGTGAACTGACTCACAATGAAGCAACACAAGAGCGTATAATGAGTTTAATTCTAGCTTAG
- the rbsD gene encoding D-ribose pyranase has product MMKQSALLHSELSYIIAQMGHTQTLVIGDCGLPVPKGVKRIDLAVTAGTPSFESVLDAVLSELCVEKVTVASEIQDQNPQVLKAIEQRTEGLPMEFVPHETFKTLTEESVCIVRTGDIRPYSNVILQSGVFF; this is encoded by the coding sequence ATGATGAAACAATCCGCATTACTTCACAGTGAACTTTCTTACATTATTGCACAAATGGGACATACGCAAACATTGGTCATTGGCGATTGCGGCTTGCCTGTACCGAAAGGTGTCAAGCGAATCGATCTTGCTGTGACAGCAGGAACTCCAAGTTTTGAAAGTGTGTTAGACGCAGTATTGAGCGAACTTTGTGTGGAAAAAGTCACAGTGGCAAGTGAAATACAAGATCAAAACCCACAGGTTCTTAAAGCTATTGAGCAAAGAACTGAAGGTCTGCCAATGGAATTTGTACCTCATGAGACCTTTAAAACGTTGACTGAAGAGAGTGTCTGCATTGTTCGAACAGGTGACATACGGCCTTATTCCAATGTCATTTTACAAAGTGGGGTATTTTTCTAA
- a CDS encoding NAD(P)/FAD-dependent oxidoreductase — MNYDVIIVGAGASGVFAAYEFTKLNTDLKVAMFDTGNPIDRRICPIKAGVVENCIGCKPCNIMNGYGGAGTLSDGKYNLTTEFGGTMHEQIGRDKAMDLMRYVDDVLCHFDGAPSKLYTTSNSALKTTALRHDLHLLDAEVRHFGTDRNVEILKKIFDYSKDCVTMFFNTTVINVTYDNDTATYTITTDKGDTHTCKHLVLASGRSGSKWISKVCASFGITTTSNQVDIGVRVELPAEVFKHITDDVYESKLVYQAKSYNELVRTFCMNPYGQVVAENTNGIITVNGHAYADPKLQSRNTNFALLVSNRFTEPFKDSNDYGESIARLSNMLGGGVLLQRFGDLKKGQRSNKERMARCFTVPTLKATPGDLSLVLPKRQLDSIIEMIYALDQIAPGTANDDTLLYGVEVKFYNSKVRVDEHFMTEQPELYVVGDGGGVTHSLSQASACGVYVARHLNK, encoded by the coding sequence ATGAATTATGATGTAATAATTGTTGGCGCGGGAGCCAGTGGCGTTTTTGCCGCTTATGAATTTACGAAATTAAACACAGATTTAAAAGTTGCAATGTTTGATACCGGTAATCCCATCGATCGACGTATTTGCCCAATCAAGGCCGGTGTGGTGGAAAACTGTATTGGCTGCAAACCATGCAACATTATGAATGGTTATGGTGGTGCAGGGACTTTGTCCGACGGCAAATACAATCTGACTACAGAATTCGGCGGTACCATGCATGAACAGATTGGGCGAGATAAGGCCATGGATCTCATGCGTTATGTTGATGATGTATTGTGTCATTTTGATGGTGCACCATCAAAACTCTATACTACATCCAACAGTGCCTTAAAGACGACAGCATTGCGCCACGATTTGCACTTATTGGACGCTGAGGTGCGCCACTTTGGGACTGACCGGAATGTCGAAATCTTAAAGAAAATTTTTGATTACTCTAAAGATTGCGTCACCATGTTTTTCAACACTACCGTCATTAATGTCACCTATGATAACGATACAGCTACGTATACGATCACCACGGACAAGGGGGACACACATACATGTAAACACCTTGTTTTAGCTTCAGGACGAAGCGGATCTAAATGGATTTCGAAAGTCTGCGCAAGTTTTGGCATCACTACGACATCCAATCAGGTAGACATCGGTGTGCGAGTGGAATTACCGGCAGAGGTATTTAAACATATCACCGATGATGTCTATGAGAGCAAACTTGTCTATCAGGCGAAAAGCTATAACGAGTTGGTTCGTACTTTTTGCATGAATCCTTATGGACAAGTGGTTGCAGAAAATACGAATGGCATTATCACGGTCAACGGCCATGCCTATGCCGATCCAAAACTTCAAAGTCGCAATACTAACTTTGCACTTTTGGTCAGCAACCGTTTTACCGAACCGTTTAAAGATTCTAATGACTATGGCGAATCTATTGCACGCCTTTCCAATATGCTTGGTGGCGGTGTACTCTTACAGCGGTTTGGTGATCTTAAAAAAGGACAGCGCTCCAATAAAGAACGGATGGCACGTTGCTTTACTGTGCCGACCTTAAAAGCGACGCCAGGTGATTTATCATTGGTACTTCCTAAACGACAATTGGATTCTATTATTGAGATGATTTACGCCCTGGATCAAATTGCTCCGGGCACAGCTAATGATGATACGTTGCTCTACGGCGTGGAAGTGAAATTCTACAATTCTAAAGTTCGTGTCGACGAACACTTTATGACAGAACAGCCTGAACTCTATGTCGTCGGTGATGGTGGTGGCGTGACACACTCTTTATCCCAGGCTTCGGCTTGTGGGGTTTATGTGGCTCGCCATCTGAATAAATGA
- a CDS encoding HD domain-containing protein yields MEIDKMKTVLRRTLNYNALTFENDAEHSYIVAVMSMALKEYANSDVDMNRVIPMLLVHDMVEVYAGDTFAYDTKGYTTKSAREAKAADKLFSMLPEDIGSQFRDLFEEFDTMTTAEARFANAVDRIQPILLNAYGSGGAWHMNQVTQEQVYQRIAMVKDVNEELYFAAQELIDTYFGGNNEL; encoded by the coding sequence ATGGAAATCGATAAAATGAAGACTGTGCTGCGTCGAACGCTAAATTACAATGCGTTGACCTTTGAAAACGACGCTGAGCATTCCTATATAGTTGCTGTGATGAGCATGGCTTTAAAAGAGTACGCCAATTCTGACGTTGACATGAACCGTGTGATTCCGATGCTTTTAGTTCATGATATGGTCGAGGTTTATGCCGGCGATACCTTCGCTTATGATACTAAGGGCTATACAACCAAATCTGCCCGGGAAGCTAAAGCTGCGGATAAACTTTTCAGTATGCTTCCTGAGGACATAGGCTCGCAATTTAGAGACTTGTTCGAGGAATTTGATACCATGACAACAGCAGAAGCACGCTTTGCCAATGCGGTGGATCGCATACAACCTATTTTGCTCAATGCGTATGGTTCAGGTGGCGCATGGCATATGAATCAGGTGACTCAAGAGCAAGTTTATCAACGTATAGCTATGGTTAAAGACGTCAATGAAGAGCTTTATTTTGCAGCTCAAGAACTTATAGATACTTATTTTGGAGGCAACAATGAATTATGA
- the pyrR gene encoding bifunctional pyr operon transcriptional regulator/uracil phosphoribosyltransferase PyrR: MKNIIMDELAMKRAIARISNEIIEKNKGSENLVLLGIVSRGEDLAHRIAAKIKDIEGTEIEVHAVNPTNFRDDNDHTREIDLSVNFDNKTVILVDDVLYTGRTVRAAMDAILSIGRPSAIRLVTLIDRGHRELPIRPDFVGKNLPTSSREHVVVDLVEVDGKDRVYIEA; this comes from the coding sequence ATGAAAAATATTATTATGGATGAATTGGCAATGAAACGAGCTATTGCCAGAATTTCAAACGAAATCATCGAAAAAAATAAGGGCTCTGAAAATTTAGTTTTACTTGGCATTGTAAGCCGAGGCGAAGATTTAGCTCACCGTATCGCTGCAAAAATCAAGGATATTGAAGGCACAGAGATTGAAGTACACGCCGTCAATCCCACTAATTTTCGTGATGACAATGATCATACAAGAGAAATCGACCTATCTGTGAATTTTGATAACAAAACCGTTATCTTAGTAGATGATGTACTTTATACTGGTCGTACTGTCCGTGCCGCCATGGATGCTATTCTATCTATCGGCAGACCCAGCGCTATACGACTGGTGACACTCATTGATCGCGGACATCGAGAATTACCCATTCGCCCGGATTTTGTGGGAAAGAATTTACCAACTTCCAGCAGGGAACATGTCGTGGTGGATTTAGTTGAAGTTGATGGAAAGGACCGAGTGTATATTGAAGCCTGA
- a CDS encoding RluA family pseudouridine synthase — MHDVFQVDRSNCRLDTYLAERLSMTRSQIKKLISEGQILVNGQTVKAGLILQGHETVSIYMREFTLEPEPIEFKVQYEDRDLAVISKPQGLVVHPGAGNDRHTLVNGLLSRFDTLSDSDDYRPGIVHRLDKDTSGLMIIAKTNETRDALIAMFKAHAILKEYLAILTGKLETSKFVNAPIGRDPLHRIRFAVTECNSKEAQSEFMPCDFFGDFTLCRVKILTGRTHQIRVHAKYIHHPVVGDLLYGMKNKYGIETQLLHAYHLEFKHPITGQLVSIQDEVPNRFHDFMKKVKR; from the coding sequence ATGCACGACGTATTTCAAGTCGATCGAAGTAATTGTCGTCTCGATACCTATTTAGCGGAACGACTTTCTATGACACGATCTCAAATTAAGAAATTAATTTCTGAAGGTCAAATTTTGGTGAATGGTCAAACCGTTAAAGCAGGTCTTATACTCCAAGGGCACGAGACAGTTTCAATTTACATGAGAGAGTTTACTTTGGAACCGGAGCCTATTGAGTTTAAAGTACAGTATGAAGATAGAGATTTGGCTGTCATATCCAAACCTCAAGGCCTTGTCGTACATCCCGGAGCCGGCAATGACAGACACACTTTAGTCAATGGTTTGTTGTCTCGGTTTGACACACTTTCAGATTCCGATGATTATCGTCCCGGCATCGTTCATCGATTAGATAAAGATACATCGGGACTTATGATTATTGCAAAGACCAACGAAACTCGAGATGCACTCATTGCCATGTTTAAAGCTCATGCCATCCTAAAAGAGTACCTGGCTATCTTAACGGGCAAGCTTGAAACAAGCAAATTTGTGAATGCGCCCATCGGTCGGGATCCCTTGCATCGCATCCGATTCGCCGTGACAGAGTGCAACAGTAAAGAGGCACAGTCTGAATTTATGCCGTGTGATTTTTTCGGAGATTTTACGCTGTGCCGTGTAAAAATTCTTACAGGGCGGACACATCAAATTCGTGTCCATGCCAAATACATTCATCATCCGGTGGTGGGGGATTTGCTCTACGGCATGAAAAATAAGTATGGTATAGAGACACAGTTGCTTCATGCTTATCATTTAGAATTCAAACATCCGATCACAGGGCAATTGGTTTCAATACAGGATGAGGTTCCAAATCGATTTCATGATTTTATGAAGAAGGTAAAACGATGA
- the lspA gene encoding signal peptidase II, whose translation MAVILFSVLLIAIDQLSKYIVILTLKDNPPKIIIEGVLNFFYLENRGAAFGMLQNKSLLFTIVTVIVIVVLLSILFKDYKRNSLMLNTCIGLILGGSIGNFIDRIVKGYVVDFISFHIFGYDFAIFNLADTFIVVGTFLFLLMILFFDNPREDDHARRISSRSK comes from the coding sequence ATGGCAGTCATTCTCTTTTCGGTACTTCTCATCGCCATTGATCAATTGAGTAAGTACATTGTGATATTAACACTAAAAGACAATCCGCCTAAAATTATTATTGAAGGCGTTTTAAATTTTTTCTATTTAGAAAATCGGGGCGCCGCATTCGGTATGCTTCAAAACAAAAGCTTATTGTTTACTATAGTGACTGTCATCGTGATTGTAGTTCTCTTAAGTATCTTGTTTAAAGATTACAAACGCAATTCTCTGATGCTCAATACATGCATCGGGCTTATTTTAGGTGGCAGTATAGGCAATTTTATTGACCGAATTGTGAAAGGCTATGTCGTAGACTTCATTTCATTCCATATTTTCGGCTATGATTTTGCGATCTTTAACTTGGCCGACACATTTATTGTTGTGGGAACTTTTCTTTTCTTACTCATGATTTTATTTTTTGATAACCCAAGAGAGGACGATCATGCACGACGTATTTCAAGTCGATCGAAGTAA
- a CDS encoding YlmH family RNA-binding protein — MKKIVDKIDMVLKHHEILSTDFLNPYDRECALTLIRKFPIGYHADGGYPDAERQLIYLYPDYFGDTAICDVVMLSYAYGDVTHRDVLGALLGLGIDRTKVGDIVVEEDRGIFIFVKKELADFLNFEFHHAGRIPLVKTDVSFTRRVDKVTERQVIISSLRVDVVLSAAFHLSRSQAASLIKNDKLTVNFKPTAKVHEILSSGDILSLRGYGRVTLYEVQKKTKKDNYVVILHYPV, encoded by the coding sequence ATGAAGAAGATAGTAGATAAGATTGACATGGTGTTAAAGCATCATGAGATTTTATCTACTGATTTTTTGAACCCCTATGATCGGGAGTGCGCCTTGACACTGATTCGTAAGTTCCCCATTGGATATCACGCAGACGGTGGCTATCCAGATGCGGAACGTCAACTCATCTATCTCTATCCAGATTATTTCGGTGATACGGCAATTTGTGACGTAGTCATGTTGAGTTATGCCTATGGGGATGTGACCCACAGAGATGTCTTAGGTGCTCTCTTAGGTCTTGGTATAGACCGAACTAAAGTGGGCGATATAGTTGTTGAAGAAGATCGCGGTATATTTATCTTTGTGAAGAAAGAATTGGCAGATTTTTTGAATTTTGAATTTCATCATGCCGGTCGGATTCCTTTGGTAAAAACAGATGTGTCCTTTACTCGGCGCGTGGATAAGGTAACTGAACGTCAAGTTATTATCTCGTCGCTACGAGTCGATGTTGTGCTCAGTGCTGCGTTCCATTTGAGTCGGTCACAAGCTGCTTCATTGATTAAAAATGACAAACTTACTGTAAATTTTAAACCAACAGCTAAAGTCCATGAGATCTTATCTTCGGGGGATATCTTGTCACTTCGAGGCTATGGACGTGTGACGCTTTATGAGGTTCAAAAGAAAACTAAAAAGGATAACTATGTGGTTATTCTTCATTATCCCGTGTGA
- a CDS encoding cell division protein SepF, whose product MADFMDKMKNIFGFSENDYDGYDYDEYPQEQTVERVEEVPVRTASKRRNDNVLSLNASNLIISVHEPLSYDESPKIVDDLRADKSVVLNFEQLDVDVKRKIFDFVSGALYAIDGKIQKVNKDIFVLAPRNVEIDGLKEELKNTGMFPW is encoded by the coding sequence ATGGCTGATTTTATGGACAAGATGAAAAATATCTTCGGATTTTCCGAAAATGATTATGATGGATATGACTATGACGAGTATCCTCAGGAGCAAACTGTGGAGCGCGTTGAAGAAGTGCCGGTGCGCACCGCCTCAAAGCGTCGTAATGACAACGTGCTGAGTCTGAATGCGTCAAATCTCATTATCTCCGTACACGAACCGCTTTCGTATGATGAATCACCTAAAATTGTTGATGATTTACGCGCAGATAAATCTGTTGTACTTAATTTTGAGCAACTTGATGTTGATGTCAAACGGAAAATTTTTGATTTTGTTAGTGGCGCCCTCTATGCTATTGACGGTAAAATTCAAAAGGTCAACAAAGATATTTTTGTTCTCGCGCCAAGAAATGTAGAGATTGACGGTTTAAAGGAAGAACTTAAAAATACAGGAATGTTTCCTTGGTAA
- a CDS encoding YggS family pyridoxal phosphate-dependent enzyme, protein MSIADNTKRILEEIQDLEHTSLTQESVELIAVSKFHPVEAIVEAYDAGARIFGENKVQELQEKLGDLPDFNFHMIGNLQSNKVKYIYDKVRLIQSLDRPSLLKEIEKYGLAAQIKIPCLIEINIADEPQKGGVAVNSVQDFLEHCLDQSHVEIKGLMTVAPDIDDEAYLRRCFQKMFQLREKLNTVYKHELNLEILSMGMSQDYKIAIEEGANMVRIGSKIFGRRQYNG, encoded by the coding sequence AGATTCAAGATCTCGAACACACTTCGTTAACTCAGGAATCAGTTGAGTTGATCGCTGTATCAAAATTTCATCCTGTAGAGGCTATTGTGGAAGCTTATGATGCAGGTGCCCGTATTTTTGGAGAAAATAAAGTTCAAGAATTGCAAGAGAAGTTAGGGGATTTACCTGATTTTAATTTTCATATGATTGGCAATTTACAATCAAATAAGGTAAAATATATCTATGATAAAGTTCGATTAATACAGTCTTTGGACCGTCCGAGCCTGCTAAAAGAAATTGAAAAATACGGTTTAGCGGCACAGATTAAAATCCCTTGTTTAATCGAGATCAATATTGCCGATGAGCCTCAAAAAGGTGGCGTGGCAGTAAATAGTGTTCAAGACTTTTTAGAGCATTGTCTCGATCAGTCCCATGTCGAAATAAAAGGCCTGATGACCGTGGCTCCGGACATTGATGACGAAGCTTATTTAAGACGTTGTTTTCAAAAAATGTTTCAATTGCGTGAAAAATTGAACACTGTATATAAACATGAGCTAAACTTGGAAATCCTATCAATGGGTATGAGTCAGGATTATAAAATTGCCATTGAAGAGGGAGCCAATATGGTTAGAATTGGAAGTAAAATTTTTGGTAGGAGGCAGTACAATGGCTGA